A segment of the bacterium genome:
GCTTGACAACATCGTTTGATGCCCAGTGGGATCCTGCTGAGCAATGGGAAATGGATATAGAGAATATTTTACCTTATGTTGATTTATTTTTCCCAAATGAGCAGGAATTGCTGCATTTAACAAAACAAAGTTCAATTACAGAAGCTATAAGCAGTTTGGGGAAAAATGCAAATGCTGTAATAGTTAAGATGGGTAATAAAGGTTCCATTAGCTGGTACAAAGGAGAAATAGTTAAAATTGCTGCATTTAAAAATGAAAATGTTGTTGATGCTATTGGTGCAGGAGATAGCTTTAATGCAGGATTTATCTACCAGTTCCTGCAGGGGGCATCTGTTGAAGATTGTCAGTATTTCGGCAATTTATGCGGAGCAGTTAATACAACAGCGCCAGGCGGAACAACGGCTTTTACGAATTATGATGAGATTTTAAAAGCTGCTGATCCTTTGATAAGTCCGGATAAATAATTATAGAATGAATATATAATCATGCCAGGTGGAAATGAAATATGGTGCGGCCGTCAGGGATCTTTCATAAATGCGTGGTTGAGTTGGTGAGGTGAAGGCCGCACTTATTTCTTTCTGAATAGTTTTGTCATATGGAGAATACTATTTACAATGATTAACCCTATCCTGAAAATTATTTCATCTCACAAACAG
Coding sequences within it:
- a CDS encoding carbohydrate kinase family protein, coding for LTTSFDAQWDPAEQWEMDIENILPYVDLFFPNEQELLHLTKQSSITEAISSLGKNANAVIVKMGNKGSISWYKGEIVKIAAFKNENVVDAIGAGDSFNAGFIYQFLQGASVEDCQYFGNLCGAVNTTAPGGTTAFTNYDEILKAADPLISPDK